A single window of Xylocopilactobacillus apicola DNA harbors:
- the secG gene encoding preprotein translocase subunit SecG, which yields MRIFQILLIIVSVLIVIAVMLQPQKQQDALSALSGGGSDLYNSKKSRGFEAFMEKVTWTLGAIFFILSMILVYMSSH from the coding sequence ATGCGAATTTTTCAGATATTATTGATTATCGTTTCAGTTTTAATTGTCATTGCGGTCATGTTACAACCGCAAAAACAACAAGACGCTCTAAGCGCCCTTTCAGGCGGTGGCAGTGATTTATATAATTCCAAAAAATCGCGTGGCTTTGAAGCGTTTATGGAAAAAGTTACGTGGACTTTGGGTGCCATCTTCTTCATTTTGTCGATGATTTTAGTATATATGTCTTCTCATTAA
- a CDS encoding phosphoglycerate dehydrogenase yields MYQIKTYNVISQAGLKELTPDQFALNQSDQADAIILRSENLLNTNFSSQVKAIVRAGAGYNNIPLDQANEKGIAVFNTPGGNANAVKELVFFMMGVCAREIYPALNFSQENIGADVSLRTEASKNSFRGTELKDRTLGVIGLGHVGSLVANLGLAYGMNVIGYDPSIHPDAAWEVDRAVKRASNLSSLLKNCDYLTIHIPYNEDNHHFIGASKLQMLKKTAVVMNFSRSGIVDDQAVLKALDQKELKFYLSDFPSAELAGRPDVLITPHLGGSTREAEHTAARMAVRQLKEFLLNGNLINSVNLPEINEPFSTDYRVTIVHHNIPNMLGQISSIFGDFSINIDRLSNRSKGDLAYTMVEVNDFPLAKKEEFLKALQAIPSTIRTRFLEHP; encoded by the coding sequence ATGTATCAGATTAAAACTTATAATGTGATCTCTCAAGCAGGATTGAAAGAACTTACCCCTGATCAATTTGCCTTAAATCAAAGCGATCAGGCAGATGCAATTATTTTGCGATCAGAAAATTTATTAAATACAAATTTTTCAAGTCAAGTTAAAGCAATTGTTAGGGCTGGTGCGGGTTACAACAATATTCCGTTAGATCAAGCAAATGAAAAAGGAATTGCGGTTTTTAATACCCCTGGTGGAAATGCCAACGCAGTGAAAGAACTTGTTTTTTTCATGATGGGAGTTTGTGCAAGAGAAATCTATCCAGCTCTTAATTTTTCTCAGGAAAATATTGGAGCAGATGTTTCTCTCCGAACTGAGGCGAGTAAGAATTCATTTCGGGGAACAGAATTAAAAGATCGTACTTTGGGTGTGATTGGACTCGGTCATGTCGGAAGTCTGGTGGCTAATTTAGGACTAGCTTATGGCATGAACGTAATCGGTTATGATCCTTCGATTCATCCCGACGCTGCGTGGGAAGTTGACCGAGCAGTAAAGCGTGCCAGCAATTTATCTTCCCTTCTAAAAAATTGTGACTATCTGACAATTCATATTCCATACAACGAAGATAATCATCATTTTATCGGAGCATCAAAACTTCAAATGCTGAAAAAAACTGCGGTTGTTATGAATTTCTCTCGTAGTGGTATAGTGGATGATCAAGCTGTTTTAAAAGCTCTTGATCAAAAAGAACTTAAATTTTATTTGAGTGATTTTCCGAGTGCAGAATTAGCTGGGCGCCCAGATGTCTTAATTACGCCGCATTTAGGTGGTTCAACGCGCGAAGCTGAGCATACGGCAGCTCGGATGGCAGTGCGTCAATTAAAAGAATTTTTGCTAAATGGGAATCTGATTAATTCGGTTAATCTACCGGAAATTAATGAGCCTTTTTCAACAGATTATCGAGTTACAATTGTCCATCATAATATTCCTAATATGTTAGGACAGATCTCTTCAATTTTTGGAGATTTTTCGATTAACATTGATCGCCTCAGTAATCGATCGAAGGGAGATTTGGCTTACACAATGGTTGAAGTCAATGATTTTCCATTAGCGAAAAAAGAAGAATTTTTAAAAGCGCTGCAGGCAATTCCTTCAACAATTCGGACTCGTTTCCTAGAGCATCCCTAA
- the serC gene encoding 3-phosphoserine/phosphohydroxythreonine transaminase, translated as MESYNFAPGPAALPQVVKQELINELSDHLDDQLSILEISHRSDSFVSLINKTQDSIRRLFNLDDDFAVIFVSGGTTMQFALTPMNFAIQQKKVAMIDSGQFAKRALTMAQEVPHVQAEFLDSTKDDHYTRLPLIPSNINSDQYDYLHLTINNTVEGTCYHEGMYPDFNLPVVADMTSCLGEENIDLNRFQMVISSTQKNLGIAGLTIVILRKSWVKSANLELPTIMQYQTFIDSNSLVNTPPVFPIFATSKMLDWIENNGGVAEMDHRARERAQLLYDFLDDSKKYSAPVKISDRSIANVVFTTGDDQKDLDLASRAAKAGLYSIKGYRGFGGLRASLYNGMPIEGVQALVKFLGEY; from the coding sequence ATGGAAAGCTACAATTTTGCTCCGGGACCAGCCGCTTTACCACAAGTTGTTAAACAGGAGCTCATTAATGAATTATCAGATCATCTAGATGATCAATTAAGTATTTTAGAGATTAGTCATCGATCTGATTCTTTTGTCTCTTTGATTAACAAAACGCAGGATTCAATTCGCCGTTTATTTAATTTGGATGATGATTTTGCGGTAATTTTTGTCAGTGGTGGCACGACGATGCAGTTTGCGCTGACTCCCATGAATTTTGCCATTCAGCAAAAAAAAGTTGCAATGATTGATTCCGGTCAATTTGCAAAGAGAGCCTTAACGATGGCTCAAGAAGTTCCTCACGTCCAGGCAGAATTTTTGGACTCGACTAAAGATGATCATTATACGCGATTACCTTTAATTCCCTCAAATATCAATTCAGATCAATACGATTATCTTCATTTAACGATTAATAACACTGTTGAAGGTACTTGCTATCATGAAGGAATGTATCCCGATTTTAACTTGCCAGTGGTAGCCGATATGACTTCTTGTTTGGGTGAAGAAAATATCGATCTTAATCGATTTCAAATGGTGATTTCTTCCACCCAAAAAAATCTTGGGATTGCAGGACTTACAATTGTAATTTTGCGTAAATCCTGGGTCAAAAGCGCTAATTTAGAGTTGCCAACGATCATGCAGTATCAAACATTTATCGATTCAAACTCTTTAGTTAATACGCCGCCGGTATTTCCAATTTTTGCTACAAGTAAAATGCTTGATTGGATTGAAAATAACGGGGGAGTGGCAGAAATGGATCACCGTGCCAGAGAACGTGCTCAACTGCTTTATGATTTTCTAGATGATTCCAAGAAGTATAGCGCTCCCGTTAAAATATCTGACCGATCAATCGCCAACGTCGTCTTTACAACGGGGGATGACCAAAAAGACCTTGATTTGGCATCTCGTGCCGCTAAGGCTGGTCTATATTCGATTAAAGGATATCGTGGATTTGGTGGTCTTAGAGCGTCTCTATACAATGGAATGCCGATTGAAGGTGTTCAAGCTTTAGTTAAATTTTTAGGAGAATATTAA
- a CDS encoding M13 family metallopeptidase, translating to MQKVQKMIGGAGDLLAGKETKVQDNLYLNVNGKWLETAKIPSDRPRTGGFSDLAEGVEKKLRQDLADFAKDLSQVSDSNLKEAVKFYQLAHDYDQRDHNGVEPAMDNYNFYKGIKDLADLKSKIKRVVTQSNFALNFWVSPDMKNTARNLLYVGAPSLLLPDKQYYGTASEDTLIPIFKRMSQSVLASYGESEANAEKIIQNMLDFDHLLVPLVKSSEEKADYTKSYNPVPFTEFSEKTSAFGLGDLITELAGVTPELVSLTEPRYFDSLAQVLNEETFPKFRDWMLLNTAIAATPYLSDQLRIVGGEFGRAISGIKEASNQDKSAYRLTNNFFDEIIGVYYGAKYFGPKARADVKTMINTMIKVYEQRLQANSWLSETTIKKAIDKLEAIELKIGYPDQPRKIYQKLKVDSSSSLYQNVQEFSKILRLDNFKDLNRPVDRTRWAMPGNMVNACYDPQVNDITFPAAILQAPFYSIDQTSSQNYGGIGAVIAHEISHAFDNNGAKFDEFGNMKNWWTEKDYEEFEKRCQAMIDQFNGIKFGPSEVNGKLVVSENVADQGGLSCALEAAKKDENVDLKEFFENWGRIWQTKDSPQLVEMLLAIDVHAPAALRANVQAQNLDEFYETFDVSESDGMWLPKDQRVAIW from the coding sequence ATGCAAAAAGTACAAAAAATGATTGGTGGAGCAGGAGATCTTCTTGCAGGTAAAGAGACTAAGGTACAAGATAATCTGTATCTTAATGTAAACGGAAAGTGGTTAGAAACTGCTAAAATTCCCTCAGATCGCCCGAGAACTGGTGGTTTTTCAGATTTAGCTGAGGGAGTTGAAAAAAAGTTGCGGCAAGATTTAGCTGACTTTGCCAAAGATTTGAGCCAGGTTTCAGATTCGAATTTGAAAGAAGCAGTTAAATTTTATCAATTAGCTCATGATTATGATCAGCGTGATCATAACGGAGTTGAGCCAGCAATGGATAACTATAATTTTTATAAAGGTATCAAAGATTTAGCGGACTTGAAGTCAAAAATTAAAAGAGTTGTGACCCAGAGTAATTTTGCTTTGAACTTTTGGGTTTCTCCAGATATGAAAAATACTGCTCGCAACTTGCTTTACGTGGGCGCTCCTTCTTTACTATTACCTGATAAACAATATTATGGTACTGCAAGTGAAGATACATTAATTCCAATTTTTAAGCGAATGAGTCAAAGTGTTTTGGCTTCATATGGTGAATCAGAAGCCAATGCCGAGAAAATTATTCAAAATATGTTGGATTTTGATCATTTACTAGTTCCGTTGGTCAAATCTTCGGAAGAAAAAGCTGATTATACAAAATCGTATAATCCGGTGCCTTTTACTGAGTTTAGCGAAAAAACTTCAGCATTTGGTCTGGGAGATTTAATTACTGAACTTGCAGGTGTTACGCCTGAACTGGTAAGTTTGACTGAACCGCGTTATTTTGATAGTTTGGCACAAGTTTTAAACGAGGAGACTTTCCCTAAATTTAGGGATTGGATGTTGCTAAACACGGCAATCGCTGCAACTCCTTATTTATCTGATCAATTAAGAATTGTCGGTGGTGAATTCGGTCGGGCTATTTCTGGAATTAAAGAAGCAAGTAACCAGGACAAGAGTGCTTATCGGTTAACTAATAATTTCTTTGATGAAATAATCGGAGTTTATTACGGAGCTAAATATTTTGGCCCTAAAGCACGAGCTGATGTTAAGACAATGATTAACACGATGATTAAAGTGTATGAACAACGGCTTCAAGCGAATTCTTGGCTTTCTGAAACGACAATTAAAAAGGCAATTGATAAATTAGAAGCAATTGAATTAAAAATTGGTTACCCGGATCAGCCGCGTAAAATTTATCAAAAGTTAAAAGTTGACTCTAGTTCTTCTCTTTATCAAAACGTTCAGGAATTTTCAAAAATATTGCGGCTTGATAATTTTAAGGACCTTAATCGCCCGGTTGATCGGACACGTTGGGCAATGCCAGGTAACATGGTGAATGCTTGTTATGATCCGCAAGTAAACGATATTACTTTTCCGGCTGCGATCTTACAAGCGCCGTTTTATTCAATAGATCAGACTAGTTCTCAGAATTACGGTGGAATTGGCGCAGTAATTGCGCATGAAATTTCACATGCTTTTGACAATAACGGAGCCAAATTCGATGAATTTGGAAATATGAAGAATTGGTGGACTGAGAAAGATTACGAAGAATTTGAAAAACGCTGTCAGGCAATGATAGATCAATTCAATGGTATTAAATTTGGACCAAGTGAGGTTAATGGCAAGTTAGTTGTCAGCGAAAATGTTGCTGATCAAGGTGGACTTAGTTGTGCTTTAGAGGCAGCTAAAAAAGATGAAAATGTTGATTTAAAAGAATTTTTTGAAAATTGGGGCCGAATTTGGCAGACAAAGGATTCACCTCAATTGGTTGAAATGCTCTTGGCAATCGATGTTCATGCACCTGCGGCCCTTAGAGCAAATGTTCAAGCTCAAAATTTAGACGAGTTTTATGAGACTTTTGATGTTAGCGAAAGCGACGGAATGTGGCTACCAAAAGATCAAAGAGTTGCAATTTGGTAA